Within Anolis sagrei isolate rAnoSag1 chromosome X, rAnoSag1.mat, whole genome shotgun sequence, the genomic segment ACattcccccaaaataataataatatattgtaataatataatagtaaaagAAACCATCATCCACACATTtccttcaaaataataatatataataataataataatataataataatagtaagagaAACCATCATCCACACATtccccccaaaataataataataataataatatattattattattattattattattattattatagtaacagAAACCATCATCCACACATTTccctcaaaataataatatattataataatataataatagtaagagAAACCATCATCCAAACATTTccctaaaataataatataataataatattataattataataatagtaacagacACCATCATCCACACATtccccaaaaataataataaaatagaataataacaataacagaaacCATCATTCACACATTctccccaaaataataataatatactataaaaaaataacagatcccatcatccacacATGccctcccaaataataataatattgataatcatgatgatggtgataacgATCAGAAagtaagagggaaggaaaggaaactgttgcaaagggagggggaaggaaaaaggagaaggagggactGCAAGGAAGAGGAGGCAAAACTCCCCAGAAGATTCCCAAACCTGCAAGTGGCCCGAAAGGAAGGATGGTTTGGATGGATGGGGGGCAAGCCGTGAGTTTGGGATGCCTGcctttggctctctctctctctctctctctctctcctcctgcccTGACTTACCTGGGCGAGGCAAAGCGGGGAAGAATACATCGTCCGGACTCACTGCAGCCGCACCGACcgttgagagaggagaggaagaagggaaggaggaagaagaagaagaagaggaggaagaagaaggagggaagcaaggaaggaaagaaggaatgaacgAGGGGGGAGGACAAAAAACAGCTCCGGGCGCAAAAGTTACTGAGTCATTTTCGGCGGCTGGAacagttctttttttttctttcctctttccactctctctttctctctctccctctcttcctctctccagcCCTCCCTCTCCCTGGCTTGCACACTCTCTCTTTcccgggaagggagggggagggagggagggaggaggagcagggggcggggcttcactcagggagggaggggggagggaggagcaggcccaATCCCAGCGCTCCTCGCCTCCGCCCTCTCTGCCTGCGTGCTTTTCGCAAGAGTTGGGCAAACTTTGACAAGATCTCTttctagacagacagataggtaggtaggtaggtaggtaggtaggtaggtaggtagatagattagagagagagagagagatggatggatgcatagagggatggatagagggatggatggatggatagatagatagatagatagatagataggagagaaagagagatggatacatagagggatggatagagggatagatagatagatagatagatagatagatagatagatagatagatagatagatagatagatagatagatagatagatagataggagagaaagagagatggatacatagagggatggatagagggatagatagatagatagatagatagatagataggtaggtaggtaggtaggtaggtagatagatagataaattagagagagagagagatggatgcatagagggatggatagaagaatagatagatagatagatagatagatagatagatagatagattagagaaagagagagaggtggatgcatagagggatggatagagggatagaaaGACAGAGataggagagaaagagagttaGAGGgctggatagagggatagatagatagatagatagacagacagagggatagatagatggataaatagatggatggatagacagaaggatagatagatagatagatagatagatagatagatagacagacagacagacagacaggagagagagatggatgcatAGAGGGcaggatagagggatagatagatagacagacagagggatagatagatggatatatagatggatggatagacagaaggatagatagatagatagatagatagatagatagaagagagaGATGGATGCATAGAGGGCTGGATAGAGGGATAgacagagggatagatagatagatagataggagagagagagatggatgcatAGAGGgctggatagagggatagatagatagatagatagatagatagatagagggataaatagatagatagatagatagatagatagataggagagagagagatggatgcatAGAGGgctggatagagggatagatagatagatagatagagggataaatagatggataaatagaaggatagatagatagatagatagatagatagatagatagatagatagatagataggagagagagatggatgcatAGAGGgctggatagagggatagatagacagatagagggataaatagatggataaatagcTGGATGAATAgacagaaggatagatagatagataggagagagagagatggatgcatAGAGGgctggatagagatagatagatagacagacagacagagggataaatagatggatgtatagacagaaggatagatagatagatagatagatagatagatagatagatagatagataggagggggagagagatggATGCATAGAGGgctggatagagggatagatagagggatggatagatagacagacagagggatagatagatggataaatagatggatggatagacagaaggatagatagatagatagatagatagatagatagatagagatagataggagagagagagatggatgcatAGAGGgctggatagagggatagatagatagatagatagatagatagatagatagatagacagatagagggataaatagatggataaatagaaggatagatagaagagagagagatggatgcacAGAGGgctggatagagggatagatagatagataggtagatagatagacagatagacagacagatagataggagagagagagaaatggatgcATAGAGGGCTGGATAgagggacagatagatagatagatagacagacagacagagggatagatagatggataaatagatggatgaatagacagaaggatagatagatagatagatagatagatagagattacagagagagagagagagatgcatagAGGGCtgaatagagggatagatagatagatagatagacagatagacagatagacagacagatagagggatagatagatggataaatagatggatagatagatagatagatagatagatagatagatagacagacagacagataagagAGATGGATACATAGAGGGATAGCTAGGTAGAGGGACAGATACATAAATACACAGGTGGATAcagagagggatagatagatacatagatggatacatgttgttgttcattcattcagtcgtttccggctcttcgtgatctcatggaccagcccatgccagagctccctgtcggccgtcaccacccccagctccttcaaggtcaagccagtcacatcaaggatgccatccatccttcttgcccttaCTCCGCTAATAGTATTATAACAagcatatatgttgttgttgttcattcgttcagtcgtgacctcatgggccagcccacggcagagctccctgccagccgtcaccacccccagctccttcaaggtcaagcaagtcacttcaaggatgccattcatccatcttgcccttgctcggcTAATAATAACACacatctatgttgttgttgttcattagttcagtcgtGACCTttatgggccagcccacgccaaagctccctgtcagccatctccacccccagctccttcaaggtcaagccagtcacttcaaggatggcattcatccatcttgcccttgctcggctaataatattataacacacatctatgttgttgttgttcattcgttcagtcgtgacctcatgggccagcccatgccaaagctccctgtcagccatctccacccccagctccttcaaggtcaagccagtcacttcaaggatgccacccatccttcttgcccttgctcggctaataatattataacacacatctatgttgttgttgttcatttattcaggTGTTCCCGACTGttcgcgacctcatggaccagcccataccagagtTCCCtgacggccgtcaccacccccagctacttcagcgtcaagccagtcacttcaaggatgccatgcatccatcttgcccttggttggctaataatattataacacacatatataaatatataaatggcccatacagtggcccttatttctcatgccagtaagtaaggtaatgctcaagattctgcaaggacgactccagcaagacatggagcgagagctgccagatggacaagctgggtttagaaaaggcagaggaacgagagaccaaattgccaatatctgctggataatggagaaaggtagCGAGTTTCAGAAAGCCATctacttctgttttattgactattctaaagcctttgactgtgtggattataataaattgtggcaagttcttggtggtctggggataccaagtcaccttgtctctctcctgaggaatgtgtagaaggaccaagtagcaacagtcagaactgaccatggaacaacagactggttcaagattgggaaaggcgtatggcaggcttgtgtactctcccccaacctattcaacttgtatgcagaacacatcatgtgatgtgcggggcttgacgaatgcaaggctggggtgaaaattactggaagaaacattaacaaccttagatatgcagatgattttgatggccgaaagcgaggagaagctgaggagccttctaatcaaggtgaaagaagaaagcgcaaaagctgggttgcagctaaacataaaaaacccccaagattatggcaacaagaatgattgacaactgggaaatagagggagaaaacatgaaggccatgacagactttgtatttctaggtgcaaagattactgcaaacgcagagtgcagccaggaaatcaggagacgcttacttcttgggaggacagcgatgtccaatctcgataaaatagtgaagagtggagacatcacactggccacgaagatccacatagtcaaagcaatggtattccccatagtcacctacggatgtgagagctggaccttagggaaggctgagcgaaggaagatcgatgcttttgaactgtggtgttggaggaaagttctgagagtgccttggactgcgagaagatccaaccagtccatcctccaggaaataaagccccactgctcattggagggaaggacagtagaggccaagatgaagtcctttggccacataatgagaagaagggaaagcttagagaagacaatgatgctggggaaaatggaaggaaaaaggaagagggaccgaccaagggcaagatggaaggatggcatccttgaagtgactagattgaccttgaaggagctggagatggcagaagcatacgagcagctcggcttgtcattaaacatcgggaaaaccaaagtgctcttccagcagtcaccagccattccctctccaatgccagaaatacagcttaatggtgtaacattagaaaatgttgaccatttccacaaaagtcaacactgacactgaaattcaacaccgcctgagctccgcgagtgcagcatttttccaaatgaagcagagtgtttgaggaccgggacatctgtagggagaccaaggtgcttgtttataaagttattgtcctcccaaccctgctatatgcttgcgagacgtggacacagagaactggaaagccctggcccttgagtgttcagctgtgaccagcagtgctgttgaatttgaagaggcat encodes:
- the LOC137097937 gene encoding uncharacterized protein; translated protein: MYPSLLSVCLSIYLSIYLSIYLSIYLSIYLSLYLSVYLSICLSIYLSIPLFSPLCISLSLSVISIYLSIYLSILLSIHPSIYPSIYPSVCLSIYPICLSIYLSIYLSLYPALCASISLSSIYPSIYPSIYPSICLSIYLSIYLSIYLSLYPALYASISLSPIYLYLSIYLSIYLSILLSIHPSIYPSIYPSVCLSIHPSIYPSIQPSMHPSLSPSYLSIYLSIYLSIYLSILLSIHPSIYHLSIYPSIYPSIYPSIYLSIYPSIQPSMHPSLSLLSIYLSIYLSIYPSIYLSIYLSSVCLSVYLSIYLSIYLSILLSIHPSIYPSIYPSVCLSIYLSIIYLSIYLSIYLSIYLSIYLSIYPSIHPSMYPSLFLSYLSIYLSIYPSTRRQRGRRRGALGLGLLLPPPSLPE